One window of Triticum dicoccoides isolate Atlit2015 ecotype Zavitan chromosome 5A, WEW_v2.0, whole genome shotgun sequence genomic DNA carries:
- the LOC119300690 gene encoding GDP-L-galactose phosphorylase 2-like: protein MKLTIKRVPTVVSNYQEDAGERPRGGCGRNCLGHCCLPVSELPVYAFKANPTKLPLQEDVVPTDFFINLLLGQWEDRMTQGLFRYDVTACETKVIPGNLGFVAQLNEGRHLKKRPTEFRVDRVLQPFDSAKFNFTKVGQEEVLFQFENSGSDDSYFLRSAAVTVADRAPNVVAINVSPIEYGHVLLIPRVLDHVPQRIDQESFLLALHMAAEAASPYFRLGYNSLGAFATINHLHFQAYYLTVPFPVEKAATQRIPLAEGGIKSGVKVSKLMNYPVRGLVFEEGNTLNDLANVVSSACIWLQDNNVPCNVLISDSGRKIFLFPQCYAEKQALGEVSQELLDTQVNPAVWEISGHIVLKRRDDYEEASEASAWRLLAEVSLSEARFEEVKAYIFDAACLVQSQAEEETDEAIYAPVLVGPSAVGEGCLVIP from the exons ATGAAGCTGACGATTAAGAGGGTACCCACCGTCGTGTCCAACTACCAGGAAGACGCTGGCGAGCGGCCACGCGGAGGGTGTGGGAGGAACTGCCTCGGACATTGTTGCTTGCCTG TTTCTGAGCTTCCTGTCTATGCTTTCAAGGCAAATCCAACAAAGCTGCCTTTACAGGAGGATGTTGTTCCTactgatttcttcatcaatctcctCCTTGGGCAG TGGGAGGACAGGATGACCCAAGGCTTATTTCGATATGATGTCACTGCATGTGAGACCAAGGTGATCCCTGGCAACCTTGGTTTCGTTGCTCAACTAAATGAAGGGCGCCACCTCAAGAAACGTCCTACAGAGTTCCGTGTGGATCGTGTGCTTCAGCCATTTGACTCTGCCAAGTTCAATTTCACCAAAGTTGGCCAGGAGGAGGTGCTCTTCCAATTTGAGAACAGTGGGAGTGATGACAGCTACTTCCTGAGGAGTGCCGCAGTCACTGTTGCTGATCGTGCTCCTAATGTTGTGGCAATCAAT GTGAGCCCAATTGAATATGGCCATGTTCTTCTTATTCCCCGGGTCCTGGACCATGTGCCTCAGAGGATTGACCAAGAGAGCTTCTTGCTAGCACTGCACATGGCGGCTGAGGCAGCTAGCCCATACTTCAGGCTTGGTTACAATAGTTTGGGTGCCTTTGCAACTATCAACCACCTCCACTTTCAG GCATACTACTTGACAGTGCCTTTTCCTGTCGAGAAGGCAGCTACCCAGAGGATTCCCCTTGCTGAGGGCGGGATAAAGAGTGGAGTGAAGGTGTCGAAGCTAATGAACTACCCCGTGAGAGGACTGGTTTTTGAGGAAGGCAACACCCTGAATGATCTGGCCAATGTGGTTTCCAGTGCTTGCATTTGGCTGCAGGACAACAATGTGCCTTGCAATGTGCTCATTTCAGACTCTGGCAGGAAGATCTTCCTCTTTCCCCAA TGCTATGCTGAGAAGCAGGCTCTGGGCGAAGTGAGTCAGGAACTGCTGGACACACAGGTGAACCCTGCTGTTTGGGAGATCAGTGGCCACATTGTACTGAAACGTAGGGATGACTACGAGGAGGCATCAGAAGCTTCGGCATGGAGACTCCTCGCCGAGGTCTCCCTGTCGGAAGCACGCTTTGAGGAAGTGAAGGCCTACATCTTTGATGCTGCTTGTTTGGTTCAGTCCCAGGCGGAGGAGGAAACTGATGAGGCCATTTATGCACCTGTGCTGGTTGGCCCTTCAGCTGTTGGGGAGGGCTGCCTCGTAATTCCGTGA